In Marinibacterium anthonyi, a genomic segment contains:
- the pchR_2 gene encoding Regulatory protein PchR, translating to MLEHALVLDSLGAPIRHQQKTHSADWDEVEDFCRSVYMRYRVRPLDRLSRPDATMISAKAGCVTMTRFAYGTGIHLDRFDPEAGNILVLNTLRGALDHQTDCGSVDTGAGESFVVDCSRAEYWLEGDPDHMQLNLTIPHQAMADTAERWFGFVPDDRLWTSRVKIGGPNSAWPALLDYATRALTHAGEVSADAVLARHIEEMLCVELLRQWASAAGMSLETGARCAAPAYVRAAEEIMEAEAREAPSIGDVAERVGVSARTLSGGFHKFRGISPRAFLVARRLEGFRRDLETKPQDVTVTTIASDWGFSNFGALAGRYRDRFGVTPSQTRSRSVRRVRQH from the coding sequence TTGCTGGAACATGCGCTTGTTCTGGATTCGTTGGGGGCACCGATCCGGCACCAGCAGAAGACCCATTCGGCTGATTGGGACGAGGTGGAGGATTTTTGCCGGTCGGTCTACATGCGGTATCGCGTGCGGCCATTGGATCGCCTTTCCCGGCCCGATGCGACCATGATCTCGGCCAAGGCGGGCTGTGTGACTATGACCCGGTTTGCGTATGGCACGGGTATCCACCTTGACCGGTTCGACCCTGAGGCTGGAAACATCCTCGTCCTGAACACCCTCCGCGGGGCGTTGGATCACCAGACCGATTGCGGGTCTGTCGACACCGGCGCCGGGGAAAGTTTCGTCGTCGATTGTTCCCGCGCCGAATACTGGCTTGAGGGGGATCCCGACCATATGCAGCTGAACCTCACGATCCCGCATCAGGCGATGGCGGATACGGCCGAACGGTGGTTCGGGTTTGTCCCCGATGACCGGCTATGGACCAGCCGCGTCAAGATCGGTGGCCCGAACTCGGCCTGGCCCGCGCTGCTCGACTATGCCACCCGTGCTCTGACGCACGCGGGCGAGGTTTCTGCGGACGCGGTGCTGGCGCGGCATATCGAAGAGATGCTCTGCGTCGAACTGCTGCGTCAATGGGCGTCGGCGGCGGGGATGAGCCTTGAAACGGGCGCACGCTGTGCAGCCCCTGCCTATGTTCGCGCGGCCGAGGAGATCATGGAAGCCGAAGCGCGCGAGGCACCATCCATCGGCGATGTGGCCGAGCGTGTCGGCGTGTCCGCGCGGACGCTCTCCGGTGGATTTCACAAGTTCAGGGGCATTTCGCCCAGGGCGTTTCTCGTGGCGCGGCGGCTCGAGGGCTTTCGCCGGGACCTCGAAACGAAGCCACAGGATGTGACCGTCACCACGATCGCGTCCGACTGGGGCTTTTCGAACTTCGGTGCCCTGGCCGGCCGCTATCGCGACAGGTTCGGAGTAACGCCGTCGCAGACGCGTAGCCGATCGGTGCGACGCGTCCGCCAGCACTGA